One stretch of Lytechinus variegatus isolate NC3 chromosome 17, Lvar_3.0, whole genome shotgun sequence DNA includes these proteins:
- the LOC121430643 gene encoding protein EFR3 homolog B-like isoform X2 produces the protein MPGCCNCFAACKPRYKRLVDNIYPDTAEEGLVRSNMEKLTFYAVSHNEKLDRIGSYLAQRLDRDVYRQRIGYVLISMQALDQLLLACHAQSLNLFVESFLKMVHKLLESNNIELQVYGTQSFVKFANIEEDTPSYHRRYDFFISKFSSMCHNNNENMSVRRKIRIAGLKGIQGVIRKTVSDELQVKIWEKQHMEKIVPSLLFNMHEGFESHESPVSDNVEERPAALAETCLRNVMCSAAYNNIHSVLKPVLRHLDLHEIWLPTDFAVKVFKVIMYSMQSQYLYVAPHYLLLHLDENMNNSPRIKRSIVEVLKETVAIAADGAVGTSVLEVFNTLLRHLRSSVDKRLSGHTPSPKPNRQAKQDVDERQEALFEEAIIDTIGAFASILPDYQKIEIMMFIMGKIPLPRPTGSQEHLGRDSAIYSKGEGDILLQSILLKSLLEVGTKYVTVSMASTFPASFMQPLLNMSVVQDPDIRYTVQEILQTLIDRHDNTNKLRRNIAIPRNISELNLRVEKPSRQDISFLRKNGADIQWHIYENLRCSANKSENYVGIFTTLALLCVEFGTDDILVDLVKVSLALQDMVCDNDCKLGPIHRCAVHALVARYLNLISQLTAIPALGQHVWSVIDTRQKTAPYLLPPFNVENNQRKLPSQPLPASVLFQKDAISDGLRSSGHDISRLNTPFIHEPSVEYRPRSGADVGSVNIELESAQSSPTGIRKHPQELVTFESLKKVLTPMTVIDGGTVEEEREKRLAILNMFQNSSLDQLAASAEQRSEKWYKKLNDILDTVVKTPVSPAGSPVKADPSTPAVFHSVPTYDMKFPELCVY, from the exons GTTGCTGCAACTGTTTTGCGGCATGCAAGCCCCGCTACAAGAGACTTGTGGACAACATCTATCCGGACACAGCTGAG gagggTTTGGTGCGAAGCAACATGGAGAAGTTGACGTTCTATGCCGTATCTCACAATGAGAAACTTGATCGCATCGGTAGCTACCTTGCACAGAGGTTAGACAGGGATGTGTACAGACAACGCATAGG gTATGTGTTGATTTCCATGCAAGCTTTAGACCAACTTCTATTGGCATGTCATGCACAGAGTCTGAATCTCTTTGTAGAAAGCTTCTTGAAAATGGTCCACAAACTTCTGGAATCTAACAACATCGAGCTACAGGTTTATGGTACACAATCT TTTGTGAAGTTTGCTAACATTGAGGAGGATACGCCATCTTACCATAGACGATATGATTTCTTCATCTCCAAGTTCAGCTCTATGTGTCATAATAACAATGAGAATATGAGTGTCCGGAGAAA AATTCGGATTGCTGGACTGAAGGGGATCCAGGGCGTGATCAGGAAGACCGTTAGCGATGAGCTCCAGGTGAAGATATGGGAGAAACAACACATGGAGAAGATTGTTCCGTCGCTTCTGTTCAATATGCATGAGGGGTTTGAAAG CCATGAGTCACCTGTATCGGACAACGTAGAAGAGAGACCCGCTGCCCTTGCTGAGACTTGCCTGAGGAATGTCATGTGTAGCGCCGCTTACAATAACATCCATTCTGTGCTCAAACCAGTCCTCAG aCATCTTGACCTTCATGAGATCTGGCTTCCCACTGACTTTGCAGTGAAGGTCTTCAAGGTCATCATGTATTCCATGCAG TCCCAGTATCTGTATGTGGCACCTCACTATCTTCTGCTCCATTTGGATGAGAACATGAATAATTCTCCTCGCATCAAGCGTAGCATCGTAGAGGTTCTCAAAGAGACGGTTGCCATAGCAGCCGACGGAGCAGTAG GGACGTCCGTGCTGGAAGTGTTCAACACCCTTCTTCGTCATTTGAGATCATCGGTGGATAAGAGACTCTCCGGCCATACCCCGTCACCGAAGCCAAACAGACAGGCCAAACAAGACGTTGATGAGAGACAGGAAGCTCTCTTTGAAGAAGCGATCATCGATACAATAG GTGCGTTTGCCAGTATCTTACCCGACTATCAGAAGATAGAGATTATGATGTTTATCATGGGAAAGATCCCCCTCCCAAGGCCTACAGGTAGCCAAGAACATCTTGGAAGAGATTCAGCCATCTACTCCAAGGG TGAAGGTGATATCTTGCTGCAGAGTATTCTATTGAAGAGTTTATTGGAG GTTGGTACAAAATATGTGACCGTTTCCATGGCATCAACCTTCCCAGCATCCTTTATGCAGCCGTTACTCAACATGTCCGTTGTTCAAGACCCTG ACATTCGCTACACTGTGCAGGAAATTCTCCAAACATTGATCGATCGCCATGACAACACCAACAAATTGAGGAGGAACATTGCCATTCCTAGAAACATCTCTGAGCTGAATCTGAGAGTAGAGAAGCCATCCAGGCAAGATATATCATTCCTCAGAAAG aaTGGAGCAGACATTCAATGGCATATCTACGAGAATCTGCGATGCAGTGCGAATAAATCAGAGAACTATGTTGGTATCTTCACCACCCTGGCTCTGCTGTGTGTTGAGTTTGGAACAGATGACATCCTGGTTGACCTCGTCAAGGTTTCCTTAGCATTGCAG GACATGGTCTGTGATAATGACTGTAAACTGGGACCGATCCATCGGTGTGCAGTTCATGCTCTAGTAGCAAGATACTTGAACCTTATCAGTCAACTCACTGCTATACCAGCACTCGGGCAACATGTATGGTCG GTAATTGATACAAGGCAGAAGACAGCCCCTTACCTTCTTCCTCCATTTAATGTGGAAAATAATCAGAG GAAACTTCCATCTCAGCCTCTACCGGCGAGTGTCCTCTTCCAGAAAGATGCCATCAGTGATGGATTAAGAAGCAGTGGTCATGACATCTCTCGTCTTAACACTCCATTCATACACGAACCATCAG TTGAGTATCGTCCCAGGAGCGGAGCCGATGTAGGGTCTGTTAACATTGAACTGGAATCGGCTCAGTCTTCCCCAACAGGAATTAGG AAACATCCTCAGGAGCTTGTGACCTTTGAGTCTTTGAAGAAGGTCTTGACGCCAATGACTGTCATAGATGGAGGCACCGtggaagaggagagagagaaaagactTGCTATCCTCAACATGTTTCAGAATTCATCTCTTGATCAACTCGCAGCTTCGGCAGAACAGCGG AGTGAGAAGTGGTACAAGAAGCTAAATGACATTCTTGATACAGTGGTGAA GACCCCAGTGTCTCCAGCTGGCAGTCCCGTCAAAGCTGACCCATCAACACCAGCCGTCTTCCACTCAGTACCAACGTATGACATGAAATTCCCAGAGCTATGTGTCTATTAA
- the LOC121430643 gene encoding protein EFR3 homolog B-like isoform X1: MPGCCNCFAACKPRYKRLVDNIYPDTAEEGLVRSNMEKLTFYAVSHNEKLDRIGSYLAQRLDRDVYRQRIGYVLISMQALDQLLLACHAQSLNLFVESFLKMVHKLLESNNIELQVYGTQSFVKFANIEEDTPSYHRRYDFFISKFSSMCHNNNENMSVRRKIRIAGLKGIQGVIRKTVSDELQVKIWEKQHMEKIVPSLLFNMHEGFERYKELACQQTTNDPSHESPVSDNVEERPAALAETCLRNVMCSAAYNNIHSVLKPVLRHLDLHEIWLPTDFAVKVFKVIMYSMQSQYLYVAPHYLLLHLDENMNNSPRIKRSIVEVLKETVAIAADGAVGTSVLEVFNTLLRHLRSSVDKRLSGHTPSPKPNRQAKQDVDERQEALFEEAIIDTIGAFASILPDYQKIEIMMFIMGKIPLPRPTGSQEHLGRDSAIYSKGEGDILLQSILLKSLLEVGTKYVTVSMASTFPASFMQPLLNMSVVQDPDIRYTVQEILQTLIDRHDNTNKLRRNIAIPRNISELNLRVEKPSRQDISFLRKNGADIQWHIYENLRCSANKSENYVGIFTTLALLCVEFGTDDILVDLVKVSLALQDMVCDNDCKLGPIHRCAVHALVARYLNLISQLTAIPALGQHVWSVIDTRQKTAPYLLPPFNVENNQRKLPSQPLPASVLFQKDAISDGLRSSGHDISRLNTPFIHEPSVEYRPRSGADVGSVNIELESAQSSPTGIRKHPQELVTFESLKKVLTPMTVIDGGTVEEEREKRLAILNMFQNSSLDQLAASAEQRSEKWYKKLNDILDTVVKTPVSPAGSPVKADPSTPAVFHSVPTYDMKFPELCVY, encoded by the exons GTTGCTGCAACTGTTTTGCGGCATGCAAGCCCCGCTACAAGAGACTTGTGGACAACATCTATCCGGACACAGCTGAG gagggTTTGGTGCGAAGCAACATGGAGAAGTTGACGTTCTATGCCGTATCTCACAATGAGAAACTTGATCGCATCGGTAGCTACCTTGCACAGAGGTTAGACAGGGATGTGTACAGACAACGCATAGG gTATGTGTTGATTTCCATGCAAGCTTTAGACCAACTTCTATTGGCATGTCATGCACAGAGTCTGAATCTCTTTGTAGAAAGCTTCTTGAAAATGGTCCACAAACTTCTGGAATCTAACAACATCGAGCTACAGGTTTATGGTACACAATCT TTTGTGAAGTTTGCTAACATTGAGGAGGATACGCCATCTTACCATAGACGATATGATTTCTTCATCTCCAAGTTCAGCTCTATGTGTCATAATAACAATGAGAATATGAGTGTCCGGAGAAA AATTCGGATTGCTGGACTGAAGGGGATCCAGGGCGTGATCAGGAAGACCGTTAGCGATGAGCTCCAGGTGAAGATATGGGAGAAACAACACATGGAGAAGATTGTTCCGTCGCTTCTGTTCAATATGCATGAGGGGTTTGAAAGGTACAAGGAACTTGCATGCCAACAAACAACTAATGACCCAAG CCATGAGTCACCTGTATCGGACAACGTAGAAGAGAGACCCGCTGCCCTTGCTGAGACTTGCCTGAGGAATGTCATGTGTAGCGCCGCTTACAATAACATCCATTCTGTGCTCAAACCAGTCCTCAG aCATCTTGACCTTCATGAGATCTGGCTTCCCACTGACTTTGCAGTGAAGGTCTTCAAGGTCATCATGTATTCCATGCAG TCCCAGTATCTGTATGTGGCACCTCACTATCTTCTGCTCCATTTGGATGAGAACATGAATAATTCTCCTCGCATCAAGCGTAGCATCGTAGAGGTTCTCAAAGAGACGGTTGCCATAGCAGCCGACGGAGCAGTAG GGACGTCCGTGCTGGAAGTGTTCAACACCCTTCTTCGTCATTTGAGATCATCGGTGGATAAGAGACTCTCCGGCCATACCCCGTCACCGAAGCCAAACAGACAGGCCAAACAAGACGTTGATGAGAGACAGGAAGCTCTCTTTGAAGAAGCGATCATCGATACAATAG GTGCGTTTGCCAGTATCTTACCCGACTATCAGAAGATAGAGATTATGATGTTTATCATGGGAAAGATCCCCCTCCCAAGGCCTACAGGTAGCCAAGAACATCTTGGAAGAGATTCAGCCATCTACTCCAAGGG TGAAGGTGATATCTTGCTGCAGAGTATTCTATTGAAGAGTTTATTGGAG GTTGGTACAAAATATGTGACCGTTTCCATGGCATCAACCTTCCCAGCATCCTTTATGCAGCCGTTACTCAACATGTCCGTTGTTCAAGACCCTG ACATTCGCTACACTGTGCAGGAAATTCTCCAAACATTGATCGATCGCCATGACAACACCAACAAATTGAGGAGGAACATTGCCATTCCTAGAAACATCTCTGAGCTGAATCTGAGAGTAGAGAAGCCATCCAGGCAAGATATATCATTCCTCAGAAAG aaTGGAGCAGACATTCAATGGCATATCTACGAGAATCTGCGATGCAGTGCGAATAAATCAGAGAACTATGTTGGTATCTTCACCACCCTGGCTCTGCTGTGTGTTGAGTTTGGAACAGATGACATCCTGGTTGACCTCGTCAAGGTTTCCTTAGCATTGCAG GACATGGTCTGTGATAATGACTGTAAACTGGGACCGATCCATCGGTGTGCAGTTCATGCTCTAGTAGCAAGATACTTGAACCTTATCAGTCAACTCACTGCTATACCAGCACTCGGGCAACATGTATGGTCG GTAATTGATACAAGGCAGAAGACAGCCCCTTACCTTCTTCCTCCATTTAATGTGGAAAATAATCAGAG GAAACTTCCATCTCAGCCTCTACCGGCGAGTGTCCTCTTCCAGAAAGATGCCATCAGTGATGGATTAAGAAGCAGTGGTCATGACATCTCTCGTCTTAACACTCCATTCATACACGAACCATCAG TTGAGTATCGTCCCAGGAGCGGAGCCGATGTAGGGTCTGTTAACATTGAACTGGAATCGGCTCAGTCTTCCCCAACAGGAATTAGG AAACATCCTCAGGAGCTTGTGACCTTTGAGTCTTTGAAGAAGGTCTTGACGCCAATGACTGTCATAGATGGAGGCACCGtggaagaggagagagagaaaagactTGCTATCCTCAACATGTTTCAGAATTCATCTCTTGATCAACTCGCAGCTTCGGCAGAACAGCGG AGTGAGAAGTGGTACAAGAAGCTAAATGACATTCTTGATACAGTGGTGAA GACCCCAGTGTCTCCAGCTGGCAGTCCCGTCAAAGCTGACCCATCAACACCAGCCGTCTTCCACTCAGTACCAACGTATGACATGAAATTCCCAGAGCTATGTGTCTATTAA